Proteins encoded within one genomic window of Haematobia irritans isolate KBUSLIRL chromosome 5, ASM5000362v1, whole genome shotgun sequence:
- the LOC142239728 gene encoding uncharacterized protein LOC142239728, whose product MFADYFKESYVDSSNVGSDYPYFIPSFTIFSHITLTETDVLNGLRSLPVNYCPGPDGIPSFILKECADILYIRLTRLFNLSLRDGSFPDIWKISYVIPLFKKGSRSDIGNYRCILS is encoded by the coding sequence ATGTTCGCTGATTATTTTAAGGAGTCCTATGTTGATAGTTCGAATGTTGGATCGGATTATCCGTATTTCATTCCCTCTTTTACTATATTTTCCCATATAACGTTGACGGAAACTGATGTTCTTAACGGATTAAGATCCTTACCTGTAAATTATTGTCCTGGGCCTGATGGTATACCTTCTTTCATCCTGAAGGAATGTGCGGATATCTTATATATTCGTCTGACGCGTCTGTTTAACTTATCTTTGAGGGATGGCAGCTTCCCAGACATATGGAAGATTAGTTACGTCATTCCCTTGTTCAAGAAAGGTAGTAGGTCTGACATTGGGAATTACAGATGTATTCTAAGTTAA